A window of Vigna unguiculata cultivar IT97K-499-35 chromosome 4, ASM411807v1, whole genome shotgun sequence contains these coding sequences:
- the LOC114181092 gene encoding LOW QUALITY PROTEIN: uncharacterized protein LOC114181092 (The sequence of the model RefSeq protein was modified relative to this genomic sequence to represent the inferred CDS: deleted 2 bases in 2 codons), with translation EASPSFLTFFSVCVAEKRRKSEALKQAKVRFRCVLAMPGGATVCSGHRFLCLVPHSSRPRLSNPTRLRPVPVQLRSIFVSNAHTKLFGSKLSLIPRAVDSSTAQSSVVSDDGFSVSKVSFGVVGLGVGLSLLSYGFGAYFNLFPGSEWSAIMLTYGFPLAIIGMALKYAELKPVPCITYSDAQSLQEKCATPILKQVKSDVTRFRYGDEQHLDEALKRIFQYGQGGGIPRRSAPVLQLIREEVTKDGKYCLVLVFEAKALQLSDFEQRQAKFASFFGPGITAEIGKGEKDLYEVRLISDTDPNALPS, from the exons GAAGCGTCTCCTTCATTTCTTACTTTCTTTTCTGTTTGTGTTGCTGAGAAACGAAGAAAGAGCGAAGCACTTAAGCAAGCAAAAGTGCGTTTCCGTTGTGTATTAGCGATGCCAGGTGGAGCCACCGTCTGCTCTGGT CACCGTTTTCTCTGCCTTGTTCCGCATTCAAGTCGTCCACGGCTGAGCAACCCGACTCGCTTACGGCCG GTTCCGGTTCAGCTCCGATCCATATTTGTGTCGAATGCCCATACCAAGCTATTCGGCTCCAAACTGAGTCTCATTCCCAGAGCTGTTGATTCTTCTACGGCACAATCTTCCGTTGTTTCGGACGATGGCTTCTCCGTTTCTAAG GTTTCTTTTGGTGTGGTTGGTCTAGGCGTTGGACTTTCACTCTTGTC CTATGGTTTTGGGGcatattttaatcttttccCTGGATCTGAATGGTCAGCTATAATGTTAACATATGGCTTTCCTCTTGCAATTATTGGAATGGCGCTCAAG TATGCAGAACTCAAGCCAGTCCCGTGCATCACATATTCAGACGCTCAAAGCTTGCAGGAAAAATGTGCAACTCCAATTCTTAAACAG GTGAAGAGTGATGTCACCAGGTTTCGCTATGGAGATGAGCAACATTTGGACGAGGCATTGAAACGGATATTCCAGTACGGCCAA GGAGGAGGAATACCAAGGAGAAGTGCTCCTGTTCTACAATTGATTCGAGAAGAA GTCACAAAAGATGGTAAATACTGTCTGGTTTTGGTTTTTGAGGCCAAGGCTCTGCAGTTGTCAGATTTTGAACAAAGACAG GCCAAATTTGCTTCCTTCTTTGGGCCAGGAATTACAGCTGAAATTG GTAAGGGAGAAAAAGACTTATATGAGGTTCGACTTATCTCCGATACAGACCCCAACGCTTTACCTTCATGA